The genomic region TCTGTGTACATTGCAAACCTGAAAAagctcattcacacacatacacacaagaaatAGTTGTTGATTTATCTTTAACAGTATTGAATTATTTATGTGATTGTGTGACTGTATTCCACAGACGAACAAGCGAGGAACCGGTTTCAATCGGAGTTGGAATTCGTTCAGTGTCTGGCCAATCCCAATTACCTGAACTTTCTTGCTCAAAGAGGATATCTGCGCGAGAAGGTGTTTGTGAATTACTTGAAGTACTTGCTTTACTGGAAAGAGCCGGAGTATGCCAAATTTCTCAAGTACCCCCACAGCCTACACATGTTGGAACTACTGCAGTATGAGCACTTCCGTAAGGAGCTGGTAAACGCGCAGTGCGCCAAGTTCATCGATGAGCAGCAGCTCCTGCACTGGCAGCATTACTCCCGCAAGCGGACTCGTCTTCAGCAGGCACTGgctgagcagcagcagcagcagcaaccacAGCAGCAGCCTCCACATGGAAACACTACCTCTAAATGAAGGGCAGAAGGACAAGGAGACCCAAGACAAAGTGACTGTAGTTGACCTGGTGTCATTGATCATTCAAGTTGTTGCAAAAGAAGATGTGTGTAACTCCGTCATGGCCATTGAAATGGACTAGCTTGTTGAAAATATTACATTAAGTGTTACATTGACATAATGAAATATATTACACATATACAAAATTAGCAGTATCTCCAGTGTAAGACCATTTCTCTCCCTTTGGTTTTCTGATATCTACTGAAGCTAGTTGGCTGAACTAGACAATGCTGTTGTGTCTTTAGCAATAGTAAATCAATGTTTACATGTATTTTGTTCCTTGTGATCTTTTTTGTTTAGAATTTTTCTCTGAAAAGGGAAGTGAAATATTGTCAGGCTGCCATTGGTTGAGTAACAATTACCCATGTACTTCTGATCTCTTCTTTTGAAATTCAGGTAAATATCCGTAAAGGTAAGATTCAGATCAGGGCTCATAGAAGGTCACTTAAAATATTTCACTGTGTTTTTCTTAGCCTTTCTTTGTTGCC from Alosa alosa isolate M-15738 ecotype Scorff River chromosome 1, AALO_Geno_1.1, whole genome shotgun sequence harbors:
- the LOC125299835 gene encoding mediator of RNA polymerase II transcription subunit 31 codes for the protein MLDIMETDEQARNRFQSELEFVQCLANPNYLNFLAQRGYLREKVFVNYLKYLLYWKEPEYAKFLKYPHSLHMLELLQYEHFRKELVNAQCAKFIDEQQLLHWQHYSRKRTRLQQALAEQQQQQQPQQQPPHGNTTSK